Proteins encoded together in one Streptomyces umbrinus window:
- a CDS encoding S66 family peptidase, giving the protein MTTPAYPPKPVPGDRVAVISPSAALPGILPLPYELGLERLRKEYGLEPVEYPATRRMGSTPQERADDIHAAFADPDVKAVMASIGGDDQITVLPLLDRELIHANPKPFFGYSDNTCLLAYLWNTGIVGYHGASVMGELGRPGAMDPLTAESVRAALFSSGEYELRPAERWRDVDRDWADPATFASEPETRPGTGWTWVNADRVVEGRSWGGCPEILAWLLMADREIPRDLSVHDGGVLFLETSEELPSAEEVFRVLRNMGERGLLQRFSALLMGRPKTWSFERPNSPEEGARYATEQREAVLRAMEAYAPDATVVLDVDLGHTDPQIVIPYGGVIRVDGPARRITVTY; this is encoded by the coding sequence ATGACGACTCCCGCGTACCCGCCCAAGCCCGTGCCCGGCGACCGGGTGGCCGTGATCTCGCCGTCCGCCGCGCTGCCGGGGATCCTTCCGCTCCCGTACGAGTTGGGCCTGGAGCGGCTGCGCAAGGAGTACGGCCTCGAACCGGTCGAGTATCCGGCGACCCGGAGGATGGGGTCGACGCCTCAGGAGCGGGCCGACGACATCCACGCGGCCTTTGCCGATCCGGACGTCAAGGCTGTCATGGCGTCGATCGGCGGTGACGACCAGATCACCGTGCTGCCGCTGCTGGACCGGGAGTTGATCCACGCCAACCCGAAGCCGTTCTTCGGGTACAGCGACAACACGTGCCTGCTGGCGTACCTGTGGAACACGGGAATCGTCGGCTACCACGGCGCGAGCGTGATGGGCGAGCTGGGCCGGCCCGGCGCCATGGACCCGCTGACCGCCGAATCCGTACGCGCGGCTCTCTTCAGCTCGGGCGAGTACGAACTGCGTCCTGCGGAGCGGTGGCGCGACGTCGACCGCGACTGGGCGGACCCGGCGACCTTCGCGTCGGAACCGGAGACCCGGCCCGGCACCGGATGGACCTGGGTCAACGCCGACCGGGTGGTGGAGGGCCGCAGTTGGGGCGGCTGTCCGGAGATCCTGGCCTGGCTGCTGATGGCCGACCGGGAGATCCCGCGCGACCTCTCCGTCCACGACGGCGGCGTGCTCTTCCTGGAGACCTCGGAGGAACTGCCCAGCGCCGAGGAGGTGTTCCGCGTCCTGCGGAACATGGGCGAGCGCGGACTGCTCCAGCGCTTCTCCGCACTCCTGATGGGCCGGCCCAAGACGTGGTCCTTCGAACGCCCCAACAGCCCTGAGGAGGGCGCCCGTTACGCGACGGAACAGCGCGAGGCCGTGTTGCGCGCCATGGAGGCGTACGCCCCCGACGCCACCGTGGTCCTCGACGTGGATCTCGGGCACACCGACCCGCAGATCGTCATCCCCTACGGAGGAGTGATCCGCGTGGACGGCCCCGCCCGGCGCATCACGGTGACCTACTGA
- the aroQ gene encoding type II 3-dehydroquinate dehydratase — MPRTLANAPIMILNGPNLNLLGQRQPEIYGSDTLADVEAMCAKAAAAHGGTVDFRQSNHEGELVDWIHEARLGHSGIVINPGAYSHTSVAILDALNTCDGLPVLEVHISNIHKREEFRHHSYVSLRADGVIAGCGVQGYVFGVERVAALAGAARAEA; from the coding sequence GTGCCCCGCACCCTCGCCAACGCCCCGATCATGATTCTGAACGGCCCCAACCTGAACCTCCTCGGGCAGCGCCAGCCGGAGATCTACGGCTCCGACACCCTCGCCGACGTCGAGGCGATGTGCGCCAAGGCGGCGGCCGCGCACGGTGGCACGGTAGACTTCCGCCAGTCCAACCACGAGGGCGAGCTGGTCGACTGGATCCACGAGGCACGCCTCGGCCACTCCGGCATCGTGATCAACCCGGGCGCCTACTCGCACACCTCCGTCGCGATCCTGGACGCCCTGAACACCTGCGACGGGCTGCCCGTGCTGGAGGTCCACATCTCCAACATCCACAAGCGCGAGGAGTTCCGCCACCACTCGTACGTCTCGCTCCGCGCCGACGGCGTGATCGCGGGCTGCGGAGTGCAGGGTTACGTGTTCGGGGTCGAGCGGGTCGCGGCGCTGGCGGGAGCGGCTCGGGCGGAGGCCTGA
- a CDS encoding amino acid ABC transporter ATP-binding protein produces the protein MSETPKDSGVPVLRMEAVRKTFGDSVVLRDVDLEVAPHTVTALIGASGSGKSTLLRCANLLEEIDDGAIWLDDEEITDPRADQDAVRRRIGVVFQAYNLFPHMTVLQNITLAPRRVHGVDRAEAEAHARELLDRLGLGAKAGEYPDRLSGGQQQRAAIVRALAVRPRLLLLDEITAALDPELVGEVLAVVRDLKDDGMTMVLATHEMGFARDVADQVCFLDGGVVLERGTAEEVFGDPREERTRRFLRRIVEAGRL, from the coding sequence ATGAGTGAGACGCCCAAGGACTCCGGCGTACCCGTGCTGCGGATGGAGGCCGTTCGCAAGACCTTCGGCGACTCGGTCGTCCTGCGTGACGTCGATCTGGAGGTCGCCCCGCACACGGTCACAGCGCTGATCGGAGCCTCGGGCTCGGGCAAGTCGACGCTGCTGCGCTGCGCGAATCTGCTGGAGGAGATCGACGACGGCGCGATCTGGCTGGACGACGAGGAGATCACCGACCCCCGGGCCGACCAGGACGCGGTGCGCCGCCGGATCGGCGTGGTCTTCCAGGCGTACAACCTCTTTCCGCACATGACGGTCCTGCAGAACATCACGCTGGCCCCGCGCCGCGTGCACGGCGTGGACCGCGCGGAGGCGGAGGCACACGCCCGTGAGCTGCTCGACCGGCTCGGGCTCGGTGCCAAGGCGGGCGAGTACCCGGACCGGCTGAGCGGCGGCCAGCAGCAGCGGGCCGCGATCGTCCGCGCCCTGGCCGTACGCCCCAGGCTGCTGCTCCTCGACGAGATCACCGCGGCCCTCGACCCGGAGCTGGTGGGTGAAGTCCTCGCTGTCGTGCGGGACTTGAAGGACGACGGCATGACCATGGTGCTGGCCACCCATGAGATGGGCTTCGCCCGCGACGTCGCGGACCAGGTCTGCTTCCTCGACGGCGGCGTCGTACTGGAACGGGGCACGGCCGAGGAGGTGTTCGGCGACCCGCGGGAGGAACGCACGCGGCGTTTCCTGCGCCGGATCGTGGAGGCTGGACGGCTGTAG
- a CDS encoding amino acid ABC transporter permease: MTLVKEESGGEPEGDSGEEEAHEAYVPSRRRIERERYKRSRARRATAIAALSTLVTGIVLYLVVVNAPGWPRTKETFFSAQYAREAFPKVLEGLWLNVRLLLVCGAAVLVLGMLIAVARTLRGPVFFPLRALAAAYTDFFRGLPLIINLMIVVLGVPALRLQGITVDPVLLGGTALTLTYSAYVAEVFRAGIESVHPSQRAAARSLGLSNRQALRYVVLPQAVRRQVPPLLNDLVSLQKDTGLVSIGGAVDAVRAADIIVGRSLNYTPYIVAGLVFVALTIPMTRFTDWVTARMDRRQAQGGSI; encoded by the coding sequence GTGACGCTCGTGAAGGAGGAGTCGGGCGGAGAGCCGGAAGGAGACTCCGGCGAGGAAGAGGCGCACGAGGCGTACGTACCGTCGCGGCGGCGGATCGAGCGAGAGCGGTACAAGCGCTCCCGTGCCCGCCGCGCGACGGCGATCGCCGCGCTGTCCACCCTCGTGACCGGCATCGTCCTCTACCTCGTCGTCGTCAACGCGCCCGGCTGGCCGCGCACCAAGGAGACGTTCTTCAGCGCGCAGTACGCGCGCGAGGCGTTCCCCAAGGTCCTGGAAGGGCTGTGGCTGAACGTCCGGCTCCTGCTGGTGTGCGGCGCGGCGGTCCTCGTCCTCGGCATGCTGATCGCCGTCGCCCGCACCCTGCGCGGCCCGGTGTTCTTCCCGCTGAGGGCGCTGGCAGCCGCGTACACCGACTTCTTCCGCGGGCTGCCGCTGATCATCAACCTGATGATCGTGGTCCTGGGCGTGCCTGCGCTGCGGCTTCAGGGCATCACGGTCGATCCGGTGCTGCTCGGCGGGACGGCGCTCACCCTGACCTACTCGGCATACGTCGCCGAGGTGTTCCGCGCCGGCATCGAGTCGGTCCACCCCTCCCAGCGCGCCGCGGCCCGCTCGCTGGGGCTGAGCAACCGGCAGGCACTGCGGTACGTGGTGCTCCCCCAGGCCGTACGCCGTCAGGTGCCGCCGCTGCTCAACGACCTGGTCTCGCTGCAGAAGGACACCGGACTCGTCTCGATCGGCGGAGCCGTCGACGCCGTGCGCGCCGCGGACATCATCGTCGGCCGCAGCCTCAACTACACGCCGTACATCGTCGCGGGGCTGGTCTTCGTCGCGCTGACCATCCCGATGACCCGCTTCACCGACTGGGTCACGGCACGTATGGACCGGCGGCAGGCGCAGGGAGGGAGCATATGA
- a CDS encoding ABC transporter substrate-binding protein — protein MHLAQRALRRAASTATVALLAVAVGCAPQPEEKASDKPSGSGAQACAKGELDTEVSGKLTIATDEPAYEPWFKDGKPLNGKGFESAVAYAVAKQLGYDKGDVVWQSVPFNKAFAPGEKTFDFDINQVSISDERKKAVDFSSGYYDVRQAVIALKDSKAAKAKSIADLKGVKLGAQVGTTSLDYINDVVKPTEQPAAYAKNDQAKSALKNGQVDAIVVDLPTAFYITAAEVTDARIVGQFENQGGTPEQFGLVLDKGSALTSCVTDAVDALREDGTLAAVEKQWLSDAVDAPVLK, from the coding sequence ATGCATCTTGCCCAACGCGCCTTGCGCCGCGCCGCGTCCACCGCCACCGTCGCTCTGCTCGCCGTCGCCGTCGGCTGCGCCCCGCAGCCCGAGGAGAAGGCCTCCGACAAGCCCTCCGGTTCCGGCGCCCAGGCGTGCGCCAAGGGTGAACTGGACACGGAAGTCTCCGGGAAGCTGACCATCGCGACCGACGAACCCGCGTACGAGCCGTGGTTCAAGGACGGCAAGCCGCTCAACGGCAAGGGCTTCGAGTCGGCCGTCGCGTACGCCGTGGCGAAGCAGCTCGGCTACGACAAGGGCGATGTCGTCTGGCAGAGCGTGCCCTTCAACAAGGCCTTCGCGCCCGGCGAGAAGACCTTCGACTTCGACATCAACCAGGTGTCGATCAGCGACGAGCGCAAGAAGGCCGTCGACTTCTCGTCCGGCTACTACGACGTGCGCCAGGCTGTCATCGCGCTGAAGGACTCCAAGGCCGCCAAGGCGAAGAGCATCGCCGACCTCAAGGGCGTGAAGCTGGGCGCCCAGGTCGGCACCACCAGCCTGGACTACATCAACGACGTGGTGAAGCCGACAGAGCAGCCGGCCGCGTACGCGAAGAACGACCAGGCCAAGTCCGCACTGAAGAACGGTCAGGTGGACGCCATCGTCGTCGACCTGCCGACCGCGTTCTACATCACCGCGGCCGAGGTGACGGACGCGAGGATCGTCGGACAGTTCGAGAACCAGGGCGGTACACCCGAGCAGTTCGGACTCGTCCTGGACAAGGGCAGCGCGCTCACCTCATGCGTGACGGACGCCGTGGACGCCCTGCGCGAGGACGGCACCCTCGCCGCCGTCGAGAAGCAGTGGCTGTCCGACGCCGTCGACGCGCCGGTCCTCAAGTGA
- a CDS encoding MBL fold metallo-hydrolase, with protein MTYSGAVTVGGPADVHELRDLMISKVAVGPMNNNAYLLRCRATDEQLLIDAANDAATLLTLIGDDGIASVVTTHQHGDHWQALAEVVTATGARTYAGRDDAEGIPVPTDVPVQDGDTIRVGRVELTARHLVGHTPGSIALVYDDPHGHPHVFTGDCLFPGGVGNTRKDAKAFASLIHDVETKIFDALPDETWVYPGHGDDTTLGAERPHLPEWHARGW; from the coding sequence ATGACGTACAGCGGAGCGGTGACGGTCGGCGGCCCTGCAGATGTGCACGAGTTGCGGGACCTGATGATCTCCAAGGTCGCGGTCGGCCCGATGAACAACAACGCCTATCTGCTGCGCTGCCGGGCCACGGACGAGCAGCTGCTGATCGATGCGGCCAACGACGCCGCGACTCTCCTCACGCTGATCGGTGACGACGGCATCGCGTCCGTCGTCACCACGCATCAGCACGGCGACCACTGGCAGGCACTCGCGGAGGTCGTGACAGCCACGGGCGCGCGCACGTACGCGGGACGGGACGACGCCGAAGGCATCCCCGTACCGACGGACGTGCCCGTCCAGGACGGCGACACGATCCGGGTGGGCCGCGTGGAGCTGACCGCACGCCATCTGGTGGGGCACACGCCCGGCTCGATCGCCCTGGTCTACGACGACCCGCACGGGCACCCGCATGTGTTCACGGGGGACTGTCTCTTCCCGGGTGGTGTGGGCAACACGCGTAAGGACGCGAAGGCGTTCGCCAGTCTGATCCACGACGTCGAGACGAAGATCTTCGACGCGCTGCCGGACGAGACCTGGGTCTACCCGGGACACGGCGACGACACGACGCTGGGCGCCGAACGTCCGCACCTGCCGGAGTGGCACGCACGGGGCTGGTGA
- a CDS encoding maleylpyruvate isomerase family mycothiol-dependent enzyme translates to MNDHVRDLASVRDATERLLTAVGKLDNASVAEPSRLPGWSRGHVLAHLARNADALVNVLEGRPMYVSGEARDADIGRDAPRPLETQLTDLRESAARFQEAGAAPADWSRTVELRNGVTDSASGVPFRRWIEVELHHVDLGIGYDLEDLPEEFVEREIVFLTDRFAGHPEVPHTRVTDGTRAWSTGRVSGDGDLERAVGTEGGAELTVTGSAPALLGWLAGRRDGSALSVEGGPLPALPPL, encoded by the coding sequence ATGAACGATCATGTGCGCGACCTGGCGTCTGTACGTGACGCGACCGAGCGGCTCCTCACCGCAGTCGGCAAACTGGACAACGCCTCCGTGGCCGAGCCGTCACGGCTGCCCGGCTGGAGCCGCGGCCACGTCCTGGCCCACCTGGCCCGAAACGCGGACGCTCTCGTGAACGTCCTCGAAGGCCGACCGATGTATGTCTCCGGGGAGGCCCGGGACGCCGACATCGGGCGGGACGCCCCGCGCCCCCTGGAGACACAGCTCACCGATCTCCGCGAGAGCGCGGCCCGCTTCCAGGAGGCGGGGGCCGCGCCCGCGGACTGGTCCCGCACGGTGGAGCTGCGCAACGGAGTCACCGACTCGGCGTCCGGGGTGCCGTTCCGGCGCTGGATCGAGGTCGAGCTGCACCACGTCGATCTGGGGATCGGGTACGACCTGGAGGACCTCCCGGAGGAGTTCGTGGAGCGGGAGATCGTCTTCCTCACGGACCGCTTCGCCGGGCACCCCGAGGTGCCGCACACGCGTGTCACCGACGGCACGCGCGCGTGGAGCACGGGACGCGTCTCCGGAGACGGCGACCTGGAGCGGGCCGTGGGCACCGAGGGCGGCGCAGAACTGACTGTGACCGGCTCCGCGCCCGCTCTCCTCGGCTGGCTCGCGGGCCGCCGCGACGGGTCCGCGCTGAGCGTCGAAGGCGGTCCGCTGCCCGCACTCCCCCCGCTATAG
- the uvrA gene encoding excinuclease ABC subunit UvrA has translation MADRLIVRGAREHNLKNVSLDLPRDSLIVFTGLSGSGKSSLAFDTIFAEGQRRYVESLSSYARQFLGQMDKPDVDFIEGLSPAVSIDQKSTSRNPRSTVGTITEVYDYLRLLFARIGKPHCPECGRPITRQSPQAIVDKVLELPEGSRFQVLSPLVRERKGEFVDLFSDLQTKGYSRARVDGETIQLTEPPTLKKQEKHTIEVVIDRLTVKEGAKRRLTDSVETALGLSGGMVVLDFVDLPADDPERERMYSEHLYCAYDDLSFEELEPRSFSFNSPFGACPDCTGIGTRMEVDPELIVPDEDKSLDEGAIHPWSHGHTKDYFGRLIGALADALGFRTDIPFAGLPQRAKKALIHGHKTQIEVRYRNRYGRERVYTTPFEGAVPFVKRRHSEAESDASRERFEGYMREVPCPTCQGTRLKPVVLAVTVMEKSIAEVSAMSISDCADFLGELKLDARDKKIAERVLKEVNERLRFLVDVGLDYLSLNRAAGTLSGGEAQRIRLATQIGSGLVGVLYVLDEPSIGLHQRDNHRLIETLVRLRDMGNTLIVVEHDEDTIKVADWIVDIGPGAGEHGGKVVHSGSLKELLANDESMTGQYLSGKKAIPLPDIRRPHDPSRQLTVHGARENNLQDIDVSFPLGVLTAVTGVSGSGKSTLVNDILYTHLARELNGARSVPGRHTRVDGDDLVDKVVHVDQSPIGRTPRSNPATYTGVFDHVRKLFAETTEAKVRGYLPGRFSFNVKGGRCENCSGDGTIKIEMNFLPDVYVPCEVCHGARYNRETLDVHYKGKSIADILNMPIEEGMHFFEAVPAISRHLKTLNDVGLGYVRLGQSATTLSGGEAQRVKLASELQKRSTGRTVYVLDEPTTGLHFEDISKLLTVLSGLVDKGNTVIVIEHNLDVIKTADWVVDMGPEGGGGGGLVIAEGTPEEIAGVPASHTGKFLREVLGAERVSDASEVKAPRRTAAKKAVAARSTAKKTATAKTTTARTTTKATTEKAANNAATKKAAAVTKKTTPAKKTTRARKA, from the coding sequence GTGGCCGACCGTCTCATCGTCCGTGGAGCGCGCGAGCACAATCTGAAGAATGTCTCGCTCGACCTCCCGCGCGACTCGCTCATCGTCTTCACGGGCCTGTCGGGGTCGGGCAAGTCCTCGCTGGCCTTCGACACGATCTTCGCCGAGGGCCAGCGGCGCTATGTGGAGTCGCTCTCCTCGTACGCCCGGCAGTTCCTCGGCCAGATGGACAAGCCGGATGTCGACTTCATCGAAGGTCTCTCCCCGGCGGTCTCCATCGACCAGAAGTCGACCTCGCGCAACCCGCGCTCGACGGTCGGCACCATCACCGAGGTCTACGACTATCTGCGTCTGCTCTTCGCGCGCATCGGCAAGCCGCACTGCCCCGAGTGCGGCCGCCCCATCACACGCCAGTCGCCGCAGGCCATCGTCGACAAGGTCCTGGAGCTGCCGGAGGGAAGCCGCTTCCAGGTCCTGTCGCCGCTGGTGCGCGAGCGCAAGGGCGAGTTCGTCGACCTCTTCTCCGATCTCCAGACCAAGGGGTACAGCCGCGCCCGGGTGGACGGCGAGACGATCCAGCTCACCGAGCCGCCCACGCTGAAGAAGCAGGAGAAGCACACCATCGAGGTGGTCATCGACCGCCTCACGGTCAAGGAGGGCGCCAAGCGCCGGCTGACCGACTCCGTGGAGACCGCCCTCGGTCTCTCCGGAGGCATGGTGGTGCTGGACTTCGTCGACCTCCCCGCCGACGACCCCGAGCGCGAGCGCATGTACTCGGAGCACCTGTACTGCGCGTACGACGACCTGTCCTTCGAGGAGCTGGAGCCCCGCTCCTTCTCCTTCAACTCCCCCTTCGGCGCCTGCCCGGACTGCACGGGTATCGGCACGCGCATGGAGGTCGACCCGGAGCTGATCGTCCCGGACGAGGACAAGTCCCTCGACGAGGGCGCCATCCACCCCTGGTCGCACGGCCACACCAAGGACTACTTCGGACGCCTCATCGGAGCCCTCGCGGACGCGTTGGGATTCCGGACCGACATCCCCTTCGCCGGTCTTCCGCAGCGCGCCAAGAAGGCACTGATCCACGGACACAAGACGCAGATCGAGGTCCGCTACCGCAACCGGTACGGCAGAGAGCGTGTCTACACCACGCCCTTCGAAGGGGCCGTCCCCTTCGTGAAGCGCCGGCACAGCGAGGCCGAGAGCGACGCGAGCCGCGAGCGCTTCGAGGGCTACATGCGCGAGGTGCCCTGCCCCACCTGTCAGGGCACGCGCCTCAAGCCGGTCGTCCTCGCGGTCACGGTCATGGAGAAGTCGATCGCCGAGGTCTCCGCGATGTCCATCAGCGACTGCGCGGACTTCCTGGGCGAGCTGAAGCTCGACGCCCGCGACAAGAAGATCGCCGAGCGCGTCCTGAAGGAGGTCAACGAACGACTGCGGTTCCTGGTCGACGTAGGCCTGGACTATCTGTCGCTCAACCGCGCCGCGGGCACCCTGTCCGGCGGCGAGGCCCAGCGCATCCGCCTCGCGACCCAGATCGGCTCGGGCCTGGTCGGCGTACTGTACGTGCTGGACGAGCCCTCCATCGGCCTGCACCAGCGTGACAACCACCGGCTCATCGAGACCCTGGTCCGGCTGCGCGACATGGGCAACACGCTCATCGTCGTCGAGCACGACGAGGACACCATCAAGGTCGCCGACTGGATCGTCGACATCGGCCCCGGTGCGGGCGAGCACGGCGGCAAGGTCGTGCACAGCGGCTCCCTGAAGGAGCTGCTCGCCAACGACGAGTCGATGACCGGTCAGTACCTGTCCGGCAAGAAGGCCATCCCGCTGCCCGACATCCGGCGCCCCCACGACCCGTCCCGGCAGCTCACGGTGCACGGCGCCCGCGAGAACAACCTGCAGGACATCGACGTGTCGTTCCCGCTGGGCGTCCTCACGGCCGTCACGGGAGTCTCCGGATCCGGCAAGTCCACGCTGGTCAACGACATCCTGTACACGCACCTGGCCCGCGAGCTGAACGGCGCCAGAAGCGTTCCCGGGCGGCACACGCGCGTGGACGGCGACGACCTCGTCGACAAGGTCGTGCACGTCGACCAGTCGCCCATCGGCCGCACCCCCCGGTCGAACCCGGCTACGTACACCGGGGTCTTCGACCACGTCCGCAAGCTGTTCGCCGAGACGACCGAGGCGAAGGTCCGCGGCTACCTGCCCGGCCGCTTCTCCTTCAACGTCAAGGGCGGCCGCTGCGAGAACTGCTCGGGCGACGGCACGATCAAGATCGAAATGAACTTCCTCCCGGACGTGTACGTCCCGTGCGAGGTCTGCCACGGTGCCCGCTACAACCGGGAGACCCTGGACGTCCACTACAAGGGCAAGTCCATCGCCGACATCCTGAACATGCCGATCGAGGAAGGCATGCACTTCTTCGAGGCGGTCCCGGCGATCTCCCGCCACCTCAAGACGCTGAACGACGTCGGCCTCGGCTATGTCCGGCTCGGCCAGTCCGCGACCACCCTGTCCGGTGGTGAGGCCCAGCGCGTCAAGCTCGCCAGCGAGCTCCAGAAGCGCTCGACCGGACGCACGGTGTACGTCCTCGACGAGCCGACCACCGGTCTGCACTTCGAGGACATCAGCAAGCTGCTCACCGTGCTGTCCGGCCTGGTCGACAAGGGCAACACGGTCATCGTCATCGAGCACAACCTCGACGTCATCAAGACGGCCGACTGGGTCGTCGACATGGGCCCCGAGGGCGGAGGCGGCGGTGGCCTCGTCATCGCGGAGGGCACACCCGAGGAGATCGCCGGGGTTCCGGCCAGCCACACGGGCAAGTTCCTGCGAGAGGTCCTGGGCGCCGAGCGCGTCAGCGACGCCTCGGAGGTGAAGGCCCCGCGCAGGACGGCCGCCAAGAAGGCGGTGGCCGCCAGGTCGACGGCGAAGAAGACGGCGACGGCCAAGACCACGACCGCCAGGACCACCACCAAGGCCACCACCGAAAAGGCCGCCAACAACGCGGCGACCAAGAAGGCAGCCGCGGTCACGAAGAAGACGACCCCGGCGAAGAAGACGACGAGGGCCCGCAAGGCCTGA
- a CDS encoding carbohydrate kinase family protein — translation MIVVAGEALIDLVPREAGALAGLDPRRGGGPYNTAVALGRLGSPAAFCSRISEDAFGEALVGGLREAGVDVSSVQRGAEPTTLAVASIGAGGSARYSFYVEGTADRLFSAPSQLPDGTRAVSFGTCSLVLEPGATAYEELMRIASAQGVFTALDPNIRSVLIPDADAYRARFKSWLPSVSLLKLSEEDAEWLGGTPREWLASGPSAVVVTRGADGLTAFTRDGAEYAVPGEPVDVVDTIGAGDTVNAALLHGLAARDALSGPALAGLGADGWAELLRFAARAAAITCSRAGAEPPYAHEVGVF, via the coding sequence GTGATCGTCGTCGCCGGTGAGGCCCTGATCGATCTGGTGCCGCGTGAGGCGGGCGCGCTCGCGGGGCTCGACCCGCGGCGCGGCGGCGGCCCCTACAACACGGCGGTGGCGCTGGGCCGGCTCGGCTCTCCCGCGGCCTTCTGTTCGCGGATCTCCGAGGACGCCTTCGGCGAGGCCCTGGTCGGCGGACTGCGCGAGGCGGGCGTCGACGTGTCGTCCGTACAGCGGGGCGCCGAGCCGACGACCCTCGCCGTCGCGTCGATCGGCGCGGGCGGTTCGGCCCGCTACTCCTTCTACGTCGAGGGCACCGCGGACCGGCTGTTCTCGGCGCCCTCCCAACTCCCGGACGGGACAAGGGCGGTGTCGTTCGGCACCTGCTCGCTCGTGCTGGAGCCGGGCGCGACGGCGTACGAGGAGCTGATGCGGATCGCGTCCGCGCAGGGTGTGTTCACCGCGCTCGACCCCAATATCCGCTCGGTGCTGATCCCGGACGCGGACGCCTACCGGGCCCGGTTCAAGAGCTGGCTGCCGTCGGTGTCGCTGCTCAAGCTGTCCGAGGAGGACGCGGAATGGCTCGGCGGTACTCCGCGCGAGTGGCTGGCCTCAGGCCCCTCCGCCGTGGTCGTCACGCGGGGCGCCGACGGGCTGACCGCCTTCACCCGTGACGGCGCGGAGTACGCCGTGCCGGGCGAACCCGTCGACGTGGTGGACACCATCGGCGCGGGCGACACGGTGAACGCGGCGCTGCTGCACGGCCTCGCCGCCCGCGACGCGCTCTCCGGGCCGGCGCTCGCGGGTCTGGGCGCCGACGGCTGGGCCGAGTTGCTGCGGTTCGCCGCCCGGGCCGCGGCGATCACCTGCTCACGGGCGGGCGCGGAGCCGCCGTACGCGCATGAGGTGGGCGTTTTCTGA
- a CDS encoding LacI family DNA-binding transcriptional regulator, which produces MATMVDVARSAGVSVATVSHVLNDTRPVRPATRQAVLDAIDELGYTPNTLARSLVTSRTRSIGLAVSAISNPYFTEILQGVEAGALEHGYSLLIADPHDDPVHERKVVQLLHERRVDGMLVAPSAHPEELLGYLGRHDVPTVFLDRLVDGGRTAPGFAFDQVCAENAEPVTLLVRHLAELGHKRIGLVAGLPGLSTTSERISGYRHGLAYAGLPYDERLVVPGNSEAAGAERATDALLSLPAPPTALVTANNAMTIGALRAVRERGLSVPGDLALCCFDDFSWADLFSPRLTAISQPSKEIGAQAVRLLLDRLDSPGREARTVRLPSAFVHRTSCGCPEKGSDS; this is translated from the coding sequence ATGGCGACCATGGTCGATGTGGCCCGGAGCGCGGGCGTGTCCGTCGCGACGGTCTCACACGTACTCAACGACACCCGCCCGGTGCGGCCGGCCACCCGCCAGGCCGTGCTCGACGCCATCGACGAGCTCGGCTACACGCCCAACACCCTGGCCAGATCCCTCGTCACCTCGCGCACCCGGTCGATCGGGCTCGCGGTGTCGGCGATCAGCAACCCGTACTTCACGGAGATCCTTCAGGGTGTGGAGGCCGGTGCCCTGGAGCACGGCTACAGCCTGCTGATCGCGGACCCGCACGATGATCCGGTGCATGAGCGCAAGGTGGTCCAACTGCTGCACGAGCGGCGGGTGGACGGCATGCTCGTCGCACCGTCCGCGCATCCGGAGGAGCTGCTCGGCTATCTCGGGCGGCACGACGTCCCGACGGTGTTCCTGGACCGGCTGGTCGACGGCGGCCGGACGGCACCGGGTTTCGCCTTCGACCAGGTCTGCGCGGAGAACGCCGAGCCCGTCACGCTCCTGGTCAGGCATCTCGCCGAGCTGGGTCACAAGAGGATCGGCCTGGTCGCGGGCCTGCCGGGGCTCAGCACGACGAGTGAGCGGATCTCCGGCTACCGGCATGGCCTGGCGTACGCGGGGCTCCCGTACGACGAGCGGCTCGTGGTCCCCGGCAACTCCGAGGCGGCGGGCGCCGAGCGCGCGACCGACGCCCTGCTGTCCCTCCCGGCGCCGCCGACGGCACTGGTCACCGCCAACAACGCGATGACCATCGGCGCGCTGCGGGCCGTGCGCGAGAGGGGTCTGTCCGTGCCCGGCGACCTGGCCCTGTGCTGCTTCGACGACTTCTCCTGGGCGGACCTCTTCTCGCCCCGGCTCACCGCGATCTCCCAGCCCAGCAAGGAGATCGGTGCCCAGGCCGTACGGCTGCTGCTCGACCGGCTGGACTCCCCCGGCCGCGAGGCCCGTACGGTCCGGCTGCCCTCCGCGTTCGTGCACCGCACCTCGTGCGGCTGCCCCGAGAAAGGATCCGACTCGTGA